In Puntigrus tetrazona isolate hp1 chromosome 18, ASM1883169v1, whole genome shotgun sequence, one genomic interval encodes:
- the ompa gene encoding olfactory marker protein a, whose product MASETELSFSEDLQLTEVMRLRVQSLQQKGQKRQDGERLLLPHESVYRLDFSEQDLSFLRWNVSLRGTGRFTVTGICQLWTPDLTNLMTRQLLDPIGQFWRNAGDPEDLPIKCLEADIQEFGERIAELAKVRKVMYFLFAFKEGATKDNISCSLTFGKNH is encoded by the coding sequence ATGGCTTCAGAGACGGAGCTGAGCTTCAGCGAGGACCTGCAGCTGACCGAGGTCATGCGTCTGAGGGTCCAGTCGCTGCAGCAGAAGGGTCAGAAGCGGCAGGACGGAGAGAGGCTTCTCCTGCCTCACGAGTCCGTTTACCGGCTGGACTTCAGCGAGCAGGACCTGAGCTTCCTCCGCTGGAACGTCAGCCTGCGAGGAACCGGACGCTTCACCGTCACCGGCATCTGCCAGCTCTGGACGCCCGATCTGACCAACCTGATGACCAGGCAGCTGCTGGACCCCATCGGCCAGTTCTGGAGGAACGCCGGGGACCCCGAGGACCTGCCCATCAAGTGTCTGGAGGCGGACATCCAGGAGTTCGGAGAGAGGATCGCGGAGCTGGCCAAAGTGCGGAAAGTCATGTACTTTCTGTTCGCGTTCAAAGAGGGAGCGACCAAAGACAACATCTCCTGCTCTTTGACCTTCGGCAAAAACCACTGA
- the LOC122322924 gene encoding uncharacterized protein LOC122322924, which produces MKYKSCHVRTVLYSYRENYRLHSFYVMEFSISPVSALILLWACLGVKSKTEADGDLDDRISPVKRLLVRPENSVDVHPGQELTLRCGAEGDGALERSWQTPFGPFDGCDHRNKDPVDACNGSLRISRATSSHDGLYYCVRLDETSKTVLPYRVKVLEEEGTVSESRFAAAVASSVIVSFAVAFTLGACTGSYVMKCLRSMRARVPHRKDTRIPARKVFFLNDRTGGEHTADIGALDVVSEDAAGHESNEPRAHEGDQPTLGPHTKKRVRVIKVYNYDEEGNPYGHIRETGTEREDRVGPRMRTRSLTRLDAIMKRAEALDGPAFPPDAGQTDRETHL; this is translated from the exons ATGAAATACAAGAGCTGTCATGTGAGGACTGTACTTTACTCTTACAGAGAAAACTACAGACTTCACTCATTCT ACGTCATGGAGTTCAGTATCAGTCCTGTGTCGGCTCTGATTCTCCTCTGGGCTTGTCTGGGCGTCAAATCTAAAACTGAAGCAGACGGTGATTTGGACGACAGGATCTCTCCAGTAAAGCGTCTTCTGGTCAGACCTGAAAACTCAGTTGACGTTCACCCCGGACAAGAGCTGACGCTTCGGTGCGGAGCTGAAGGAGACGGAG CGCTGGAGCGGTCTTGGCAGACACCTTTCGGTCCGTTTGACGGCTGTGATCACCGAAACAAAGACCCGGTGGACGCGTGCAACGGCAGTTTGAGGATTTCGAGGGCCACGTCCAGCCACGACGGGCTCTATTACTGCGTGCGTCTGGACGAGACGAGCAAAACAGTGCTGCCTTACAGAGTGAAGGTGCTTGAGGAGGAGGGCACGGTGTCTGAAAGCCGTTTCGCGGCGGCTGTGGCATCGTCGGTAATCGTGAGCTTCGCAGTGGCCTTCACGCTCGGCGCGTGCACCGGGTCCTACGTGATGAAGTGCCTGCGATCGATGAGGGCCCGCGTGCCTCACAGAAAAGACACTCGCATCCCCGCACGCAAGGTGTTCTTCCTGAACGACCGTACCGGCGGAGAACACACGGCGGACATCGGCGCGCTTGACGTTGTTAGCGAGGACGCTGCTGGACACGAATCAAACGAGCCTCGGGCTCACGAAGGAGACCAGCCAACGCTCGGCCCGCATACAAAGAAGAGGGTCCGCGTCATTAAAGTCTACAACTACGACGAGGAAGGGAACCCGTACGGCCACATCAGAGAGACCGGGACGGAGCGGGAAGACCGGGTCGGGCCCAGGATGAGGACCAGGTCGCTGACCCGACTCGACGCCATCATGAAACGAGCCGAAGCTCTCGACGGCCCGGCGTTTCCACCGGACGCGGGACAAACGGACCGAGAGACACACTTATGA